Below is a genomic region from Dryobates pubescens isolate bDryPub1 chromosome 1, bDryPub1.pri, whole genome shotgun sequence.
AGTGTTTCTCATATGGTTAATTTGAAGAAAATACTTGAGCTCAAGTGTGATGTTTAAGACTTCTGCTTTCTACTCCCTCATATTCTCCAAGTGGGAAAAATGAATACAGTTTGGTTTCAGAAGAATGCCTCTATAACTGATGGTTATTGACTTAAACAGAATATAGAAACAAGATGTTTACCATTTGTTTCAGGAAGTTCTCTGTATCCAACATCATTTTTGTCTACAGGCACAACTAGGCCTGCTCCATGAAATGCTTTGGTCACCACCTAAATAAAGAGACAGGAAACTGAGTATAGCACTGTAAATCAGTACTGTGACATAAAACCACCTCACCTCACTAATCATTAACACCTGACCACTAGTGATCAAACCCAATATGCACAGGCTCCAAGACATCAACTTTGTTCTAAATTATATAGCAGTTACTTTTAAGTGTTAAGGTTTAAAATAACCAGAAATTCTACTTCAGTCAAGTTCTGAACTTCAGGAATCCTGGCAGTCACTTCTGTAGCACTGGATTACATTTGTTTAGTCACCTCCTACTATAATTTCTGACAGATATGTGAAAAGCCTCTAGTGCTAATCCCCACCATCCTTAGTGGTCCGGTTTCAAACAGATCCAACccaaatgtttgggttttagtTTGTAGACTGTTTTCcctagtgggttttttttaattgaatgcCAAGCTATGGTTTACAAGAGTAAAGTGTTTTGATTTAATCCTTTTATTTGAAACATGGTAATATTTACCTTGCTTCTCCTGAAGTCTTACAGAGGGAGCTGATTAGCACTGGGAAATCCTAAATAAAGGATGCTTACTGACTAgtagtaaaaaaacccacaaacaaagcAAGACAGACAAGTGAGTGAAAAAAGAGTTTAACAGAACTTAGTTCTTTCCAGTGGATGAGGAAAGTCATACTTTCTTATCTCTCTGTTTCATCTTCATGGTTTTTTGTTCCAGAGAATAACCCAGTTCCTTTGCTGTTCTTGTTATTTTTTCATCCAGGTCTTTCAAAatagcatttttctttttatcagtCACTTCCTTAATTTTTTTTGACAAAAACAATCTGCAAACAGAAAAACCATGTCTTAAAAGAGCTTCGTATAACACAAACAAATGAATAGCCTTCTAATCACTAAACCTCCAAATCTTATACAGGAGATTAGCAGTCATGGGTTTATTTATACACATAGACTTGGGAATGCAAGCCTcttaagaagaaagaaaaaaagaagagtttggCACAGGCGGTACTGTGGCATTTGCTGTCCATATTTGCATTACAACACGGTTTATGCAGCTTGTAGGTGCTGAAGATTCTCCTGTTCATCTTTCTGTCTTAAGAATCCCATTTGTTGCTTCAGTGCCACACACAGTATTTGTCATCCAAGTCATGGACATAAATACATATTTATGAGTCTCACCAGGGTGCTTTCAAAACAAATGTCCTCATTTAACTCTGCAGTACATGAGAGTTCTTTTGCAGAAGCTACTCTTCAGCAGGCTTTCACCTACTGACATGCCTGTCCTTATAGAGCTTTCCATTTCTAACAGACAGGTGATAAAATCTGTTGTTTACTTTCATGATGCAGGACCATGTAAAGCTTCATGAATCATACTGAGTTCCACATCTACGTAAATGTtatcctgcccccagccataACTGGTACTTCTTGTAGCTACTCCTTAAACAAAAATACATTAGCATTTTTATGTAGGCAAGAACAAACAGATGCTACTAATTTCCTACAGTATTCAGACTTCCTTCACCACTGTTTCAGATGCCCATACTTTCTTTGAGGTATTTTGACACACTAAGtgggctttccccccccccccagtaaagTCTATCCTTGCTGCTATATTCAAAGAAAGAGCTAATTAGCACTTGCCTGGTTTGCTTGTAAAATGAAAACACTGTCAAAAAGCCCTTTAAGGCTACCTATCTTAGATCCtgccagcaggaaaaaaaaacaaacaagtgaGGGGTTTTGACAAAGAAAGATACAGAATACAGTTAGCTGCATTATTCCACACCACATGCCCGGATTAATAGTTTCCCTTTTAATATTTATAAAAACAAATAAGAATCTTACTTgactgcagcaaagacattatCACCAACTTGGGAAATCACACAGCCTTTCTTAGCTTCATTTGCACCAACCCACACTGGAAGCTCATCTGGCACATCCCTGTTTAGGAAAAAAGTACACGCAAATAGTCAAGCTGCATACATTTCTCCTGTTTCAAACTAAAACTGCCTCCTCACCATACTGCCATCTCATTCAGAAACCTAACAAGAAATACTGTTACATCTACAGCTCTAAAGGCTTTGAAAGGAGTCCATGTCAATATGTGCAGAGAGAATATACATTCCCTTTATAAAGCTTGAATTTTTCTTCCAAGTATCACAGCAGAAGTTAAAAGATTTAATCCTCCTGAGCACCTTGATGTTAATCTAGTCTACAACTTCAGTACCTCTGGTCTTTTTCAGTAAAAGATACCAACCCACATGTTCATATCCCACCACAGAAGAGACTGTTTGGCCATAATACACAATTCTCAAACCCTGTCTCATGGAAAGAACATGAGAAAAAGCTGCACAGTTATAATCCAGTGAAAGCATATATTAAATAAAATACCTGAAATATCCCATGTGATACTGTGTTTTGCTATCCCCAACAAGTATAGTCTGGAATTCAGGAGGATCATAGAAGAATCTCCAATGAAGATTGAAGTTTGGATCTGttgattttgcttttctgtgtctTCCAGCAAGGATATCATATGGTCCAACCAGCCTAAGTCCAACACTTGACACAAGTGcatctgaaaaacaaagaacaaactgTTTCACTTTCTGGTGGGTACTAAACCAAGAAGTTTGTATCACTTGGGTATCAAAAGtttccaaacaaacacacactcaGTTTAATCAAAGAAAGCCAAGACATTCTTTTATTCAGTTAGCTTTCATTCAACAGTTAGGTTATTACAATTCTCTTAACAAGTAGTGGTCAACTGTtcaatgtccagatggaaaTCAGTAATAAGTGGTGATCAGCATTGTGACCAGTACTGTTCAGTATCTTGATCCATGATACAGACAGTGAGAttgaatgcaccctcagcaagcttgAGAAGtgagcccaggtgaacctcatgaggtttaatGAGGCCAAGTGCAAAGCCTTGCACTTGGAATAGGGCAACCCTCAATATTGATACAGGCTGGGGCATAAAGGGATTGAGAACAGTCCTGgtgagaagggcctggggatACTGGTAGATGAAAACCTAGACATGACCTGGCAATGTTACACTCAAGACGCCAAAAGGCCAACCATATCctaagctgcatcaaaagcgtggccagcaggtcaacagAGATAATTCTTCTCCTTTATTCCAttctggtgagatctcacctggactactgcaTCTAGCACAAGAAAGATGTGGACctgttggaacaggtccagaggagtgcTGCAAAAATTATCAGGGACATGGAACACCTCTCttgtgaagaaaagctgagagagttggggttgttcagcctggagaagagaagggagaccttactttagccttccaatacctaaaggaggcctgtaagaaagatgaAGGCTTTTTAGGAaatcctgttgcaacaggacaaagggtaatggtttcaaactagaagaGGGCAGACTCAGACTCGATCTAAGAAAGatgttctttacaatgagagtggtgaaacactggaacaggtttctcaGAAACGTCTTTGTGATTATCTCCAGTTTTCCTGTTTACAGCCCCtgtggtagtttaggctggatgcctccagctgctgccacacaagatacacctccaGTGCCCCAAGTGCCCAGCCCAGTAGccggacacaggaaatagtgtatttcatacccataatatcctgctccctataaattcATCTGCCAAgtctttcacttcctctttctcctctccctacTCCCAtgagagatgctccctatctggtaacagtgggggagtatctcaaggtcacttaggcctaatgccaagagaagggggatgggcagtctcagatctggacagctgagattagcctaacagtggaagggggaagaaagagcccttggggctttgggtataccctcaggtaaggagaagggaagggctgggaggcttctgggtataCTGCAAGGGATTCTGTATACTTCAGGTTTCTTTTgccactgtgcttgtagctctctAACACTTTTCCAtctaaactttccatcacttttgcaatcgaCTTGTGCGAGTCTCATTTTTTGCTCTGGTTTGggagcaagagaggatctgcctggcctcaaactggGACAGTCCCATAAATATCCTGCATCTTAAGTGAAAACTGAAGCAGCATTAGAGTGCAGCTGATCATTCGCAGTTTGCCTGCCTTCAGGCTGTCTTTGAGAGTGaaggttagaaaagacaaaaaaaaaccaaccaaaacacaccaaCAACTCAAAAACTCACCACTTGGTTTCTCAGGATCTAGTTCCTCACAGAACTTCCAAAACTGATAGAAATCTTCAGGAAGCCTAAGCCTATAGCACGTTTCTGCTTCTTGACGAAGACTGTCAGGGATATCTGCCTGATTTGATCTTCTCTTTTTGATATCTCCATTTTTCTCACACTgcaaattgaaaaaaaaaaataataccccatacaacaacaaaaatcccaacaatCCAACCAAATTTCCTTTAGTTACTTTCTATCAGTTCTACTAAAGGTTTTTTTACAGAATTTCTGTATTAATGGAGGAACTAAGACCATTAAGTCATGCTTGTTACTGACACCTGCATAGGTACTGGTTAGACCATCTGTTCTGGACAGAATCTCCAGGAAGTGCATTACCTCAGAGATAAGTGCTAAGCATATAAAACAGCAAAGTGATATTTTCATATTAATGGGTCAATAGAACCAACACAAGCACTTTAATTAATCAAGCAAAGGACTATGAGATCCCATTTAGTCTAAACTctacattatttttaaaatgtccaTTTCCAATAACAGCAGCTTGCATCCAAGAAGCTTGTGTGCTGTACATACAGTTTGAAGCAGGGATACTATTTTGTCATGTTTGGTTAAATGACAAGTAAAATCCACAAATTCTCTACTACCTGAACTCTGCTATTCAACATCTGAATTGGTACAGCTGACAGCACATTTCAGAAAGAATTTAAAAGTTTTGAAAGTGTAACGTGATGACACAGGCAAGGCAATGGCCCATTCAGGTATGCACACCCCTGAAGAGGAAGCCTCAACTACCTCATTCCCATAGAGGGCTCCAAGAACTGGTAGGCGTCACTACCTTCGttttcaatttttttcctgttaaagCAAGGTTTATTTCCCCGTTTCACCAGTACAACGAGGAAGACATTTCACCTCTTACGTGGGCCTCCATCAGGCACTGTAGC
It encodes:
- the LOC104306739 gene encoding histone PARylation factor 1, producing MRGGGKRRPRGVAGPAGEQCEKNGDIKKRRSNQADIPDSLRQEAETCYRLRLPEDFYQFWKFCEELDPEKPSDALVSSVGLRLVGPYDILAGRHRKAKSTDPNFNLHWRFFYDPPEFQTILVGDSKTQYHMGYFRDVPDELPVWVGANEAKKGCVISQVGDNVFAAVKLFLSKKIKEVTDKKKNAILKDLDEKITRTAKELGYSLEQKTMKMKQRDKKVVTKAFHGAGLVVPVDKNDVGYRELPETNANLKKICKAIVDAPTDDERLKAFAPIQEMLTFVQFANDECDYGMGYELGMDLFCYGSHYFHKTVGQLLPLAYTLLKRNLFAEIIEAHLASRREEKVDQLVP